The following are from one region of the Microbacterium sp. cx-55 genome:
- a CDS encoding epimerase, translating into MPEQPVAVVAGASGFVGRAVVEALTSDGYDVRRIGRTESIRWSDPDAIARAVDGSDVLVNLAGKSVDCRYRDANREEILRSRVDTTRMLHRAVTAAAHPPRVWLNASTATIYRHEVHRANTESDGVIGDGFSVDVARAWEKEFFAGDLPGTRRVALRMAIVLGDGPATAMLLRLARIGLGGPQIDSWWFSHRRYRGIGTDASGPERSGWHRTRGRQKFSWIHLDDVVGAMRFLRDHDQIAGPVNLASPHPSDNRTLMRTLRRAVGARVGLPAWRWMLEPAMWVLRTEPELVLKSRWVTPEVLTDAGFVFRWPELDPAIRDVAKS; encoded by the coding sequence ATGCCGGAACAACCCGTGGCCGTCGTGGCGGGCGCGAGCGGTTTCGTGGGTCGCGCCGTCGTCGAAGCGTTGACGAGCGACGGGTACGACGTCCGCCGCATCGGCCGCACCGAGAGCATCCGCTGGAGTGATCCGGATGCCATCGCTCGCGCCGTCGATGGCAGCGACGTTCTCGTGAACCTCGCCGGGAAGTCGGTCGATTGCCGCTACCGCGACGCGAATCGCGAGGAGATCCTGCGCTCGCGCGTCGACACGACCCGGATGCTGCACCGCGCGGTCACCGCCGCCGCGCACCCGCCGAGAGTCTGGCTGAACGCGTCGACCGCGACGATCTACCGGCACGAGGTGCACCGCGCGAACACCGAGTCGGACGGCGTCATCGGCGACGGATTCTCGGTCGACGTCGCCCGCGCCTGGGAGAAGGAGTTCTTCGCAGGCGACCTGCCAGGAACCCGTCGGGTCGCACTCCGGATGGCGATCGTCCTCGGCGACGGACCCGCCACCGCCATGCTCCTGCGCCTCGCCCGCATCGGTCTCGGCGGGCCGCAGATCGACTCGTGGTGGTTCTCCCACCGCCGCTATCGCGGCATCGGCACGGACGCGAGCGGACCCGAGCGAAGCGGATGGCACCGCACGCGCGGACGACAGAAGTTCAGCTGGATCCACCTCGACGACGTCGTCGGCGCGATGCGCTTCCTCCGGGACCACGATCAGATTGCCGGCCCGGTGAACCTGGCGAGTCCGCATCCGTCCGACAACAGAACCCTCATGCGCACCCTGCGTCGGGCGGTCGGCGCGCGGGTGGGACTGCCGGCGTGGCGATGGATGCTGGAGCCCGCGATGTGGGTGCTCCGCACCGAGCCGGAGCTCGTTCTGAAGAGCCGCTGGGTGACGCCGGAGGTGCTCACCGACGCGGGGTTCGTGTTCCGATGGCCGGAGCTCGATCCGGCCATCCGCGACGTCGCGAAGAGCTGA
- a CDS encoding phytoene/squalene synthase family protein: MSPRRDAEPTGLSLYDRTAVTAAASVIRAYSTSFSLATRLLGPRPRPHVRNVYALVRIADEIVDGPAREAGLDETQQRHALDMLEQETADAVRTGFSTNLVVHAFAATARECGIGADLTAPFFASMRTDISTLSHDDASHDAYVYGSAEVVGLMCLAVFHNAGAAHPVPPPAHVVTGARALGRAFQDVNFLRDLDHDASALGRDYLAVDDQERTRTDVLDRIDADLAAAAAVIPELPADCRRAVTAAHDLFAALSERLRRATPGAPRVRVPSSQKAQLAAHAWLGGAPRGARS; encoded by the coding sequence GTGAGCCCCCGACGCGACGCCGAACCGACGGGGCTGTCGCTGTACGACCGCACCGCGGTGACCGCGGCAGCATCCGTCATCCGCGCGTACTCGACCTCGTTCTCGCTCGCTACCCGCCTGCTCGGACCGCGGCCTCGGCCGCACGTCCGCAACGTCTACGCGCTCGTCCGAATCGCCGACGAGATCGTCGACGGTCCGGCGCGGGAGGCGGGCCTCGACGAAACGCAGCAACGGCACGCTCTCGACATGCTGGAGCAGGAAACGGCGGATGCGGTGCGCACCGGTTTCAGCACGAACCTCGTGGTGCACGCCTTCGCGGCAACGGCACGTGAGTGCGGCATCGGTGCCGACCTCACGGCCCCGTTCTTCGCGTCGATGCGCACCGACATCTCCACCCTGAGCCACGACGACGCCTCGCACGATGCCTACGTCTACGGCTCGGCGGAGGTCGTAGGGCTCATGTGCCTCGCCGTCTTCCACAACGCCGGAGCGGCGCACCCGGTCCCGCCCCCCGCACACGTCGTCACCGGGGCGCGCGCCCTCGGCCGCGCGTTCCAGGACGTCAACTTCCTCCGCGACCTCGACCACGACGCGAGTGCGCTCGGTCGCGACTACCTTGCCGTGGATGATCAGGAAAGGACGCGAACGGATGTGCTCGATCGGATCGATGCCGACCTCGCGGCGGCCGCAGCGGTGATTCCCGAACTGCCTGCGGACTGCCGACGCGCCGTGACCGCGGCGCACGACCTCTTCGCCGCCCTGTCGGAACGCCTGCGCCGCGCGACCCCCGGTGCACCGCGCGTGCGGGTGCCATCGTCGCAGAAGGCTCAGCTCGCCGCACACGCCTGGCTCGGCGGCGCACCGCGCGGAGCCCGCTCGTGA
- the crtI gene encoding phytoene desaturase family protein: MTARGRDALVVGGGIAGLSTAALLAEEGYRVTVLEGQDQIGGRAGSWEQDGFRFDTGPSWYLMPEVFDHFFRLLGTTAEAELDLVPLDPAYRVYGEPDAATSIAPPAIDVVSGRDEAVALFEGIEPGAGARLEKYLDSAGDAYDLAVSRFLYDTYESYTNLVDPAVLRRGARLASMLTVPLATRIEKQFTDTRLRQILGYAGVFLGGSPYDLPSLYHLMSHLDLDDGVLYPRGGFTTLIAAIARLAEARGVRIETGAEVSTIEVVDGRATGATTTDGRRFTADLVVSTADLHHTENALLPAEARTYPEKWWTSKTPSFGALLVLLGVRGELPALSHHTLLFTEDWRANFADIFGADSRIPDPASLYVCRPSATDDDVAPEGHENLFVLVPIPADPSLGRGGIDGAGDDVIERAADAAIDQIAAWCEIPDLRDRIVVRRTIAPGDFSADLHAWRGNSLGLAHALGQSALFRPKNVSSRVPNLYYAGASVLPGIGLPMCLISAELVIKRLRGDRSAGPLPEQSPSAS, from the coding sequence GTGACCGCCCGGGGCCGCGACGCCCTCGTCGTCGGAGGCGGAATCGCCGGTCTCTCCACCGCGGCACTCCTCGCCGAAGAGGGCTACCGGGTCACCGTGCTCGAGGGACAGGATCAGATCGGCGGACGCGCGGGCAGCTGGGAACAGGATGGCTTCCGGTTCGATACCGGGCCGAGCTGGTACCTGATGCCCGAGGTCTTCGACCACTTCTTCCGCCTGCTCGGCACCACTGCCGAGGCGGAACTCGATCTCGTCCCGCTCGATCCCGCGTACCGCGTCTACGGAGAGCCGGATGCGGCGACCTCCATCGCCCCGCCCGCGATCGACGTCGTCTCCGGGCGCGACGAGGCCGTCGCCCTCTTCGAGGGCATCGAGCCCGGGGCCGGTGCACGCCTGGAGAAGTACCTCGATTCGGCCGGCGACGCGTACGACCTGGCCGTCTCGCGCTTTCTCTACGACACGTACGAGTCGTACACGAACCTCGTCGATCCGGCGGTGCTCCGTCGGGGAGCGCGGCTCGCGTCGATGCTGACCGTTCCGCTCGCCACGCGCATCGAGAAGCAGTTCACCGACACGCGCCTGCGCCAGATCCTCGGCTACGCCGGAGTGTTCCTCGGTGGGTCCCCGTACGACCTGCCGAGCCTGTACCACCTGATGAGCCACCTCGATCTCGACGACGGCGTGCTCTACCCGCGCGGCGGGTTCACGACGCTGATCGCGGCGATCGCCCGCCTCGCCGAGGCCCGCGGCGTTCGCATCGAGACCGGAGCGGAGGTCTCCACGATCGAGGTCGTCGACGGCCGAGCAACCGGGGCGACGACCACCGACGGCCGCCGGTTCACGGCAGACCTGGTCGTCTCGACCGCCGACCTGCACCACACCGAGAACGCGCTGCTGCCGGCAGAGGCGCGAACCTACCCGGAGAAGTGGTGGACGTCGAAGACACCGAGCTTCGGCGCGCTGCTCGTGCTGCTCGGTGTCCGCGGCGAGCTTCCCGCCCTCAGCCATCACACGCTGCTGTTCACCGAGGACTGGCGGGCGAACTTCGCCGACATCTTCGGCGCCGACAGCCGCATCCCCGACCCGGCGTCCCTCTACGTCTGCCGCCCGAGCGCGACCGACGACGACGTCGCACCGGAGGGACACGAGAACCTCTTCGTCCTGGTGCCGATCCCGGCGGATCCGTCGCTCGGGCGCGGTGGCATCGACGGTGCGGGCGACGACGTCATCGAGCGCGCCGCGGATGCGGCGATAGATCAGATCGCGGCATGGTGCGAGATCCCAGACCTCCGCGATCGGATCGTCGTCCGGCGCACCATCGCCCCGGGCGATTTCAGCGCCGACCTGCACGCCTGGCGCGGCAACTCACTCGGGCTCGCGCACGCGCTCGGCCAGAGCGCGCTGTTCCGCCCGAAGAACGTCTCCTCGCGTGTCCCGAACCTGTACTACGCGGGGGCGTCCGTCCTGCCCGGCATCGGGTTGCCGATGTGCCTCATCTCCGCCGAACTCGTGATCAAGCGGCTGCGCGGGGACCGCTCGGCGGGCCCACTGCCGGAACAGTCCCCGAGCGCCTCCTGA
- a CDS encoding lycopene cyclase domain-containing protein has translation MTYPLLVIPFVLVTAIVTAWSARRPGFGRRMRASLIAAVVLLLLTAVFDNLMIALDLFTYPDQHLSGIRIGLAPIEDFSYPLCAAFGVPAVAALLPARRNS, from the coding sequence GTGACCTACCCGCTCCTCGTCATCCCCTTCGTGCTCGTGACCGCCATCGTCACCGCGTGGAGCGCCCGCCGGCCGGGCTTCGGGCGACGGATGCGGGCATCACTCATCGCGGCCGTCGTGCTCCTTCTGCTCACCGCGGTGTTCGACAATCTCATGATCGCGCTCGACCTGTTCACCTACCCGGACCAGCACCTGAGCGGCATCCGGATCGGCCTGGCACCGATCGAAGACTTCTCGTACCCGCTGTGCGCAGCGTTCGGCGTACCCGCCGTCGCCGCGCTCCTACCCGCCCGGAGGAATTCTTGA
- a CDS encoding lycopene cyclase domain-containing protein: MPGAYLLAILLSTAGVAALDARFRLALWRDRRRTLVAVLIGTAFFLVWDAFGIATGVFVKGDSPLLIGVQLAPELPLEEPFFLAFLCYLALVVSGAALRPARHESDAAARAEDAR; the protein is encoded by the coding sequence ATGCCGGGCGCCTATCTGCTCGCCATCCTTCTGAGTACGGCCGGGGTCGCCGCTCTCGACGCACGATTCCGTCTCGCGCTCTGGCGCGACCGCCGGCGCACGCTTGTCGCCGTGCTGATCGGCACGGCGTTCTTCCTCGTCTGGGATGCGTTCGGGATCGCCACCGGCGTGTTCGTGAAGGGCGACAGCCCGCTCCTGATCGGCGTTCAGCTCGCGCCCGAGTTGCCGCTGGAAGAACCCTTCTTCCTCGCGTTCCTCTGCTACCTCGCCCTCGTCGTCTCCGGAGCCGCGCTCCGTCCGGCGCGCCACGAAAGCGACGCGGCTGCTCGCGCGGAGGACGCCCGGTGA
- a CDS encoding prenyltransferase, translating into MTTLSAGTVARTLFVSSRPVSWINTAFPFAAAYLLTVREIDVTLIVGTIFFLIPYNLAMYGINDVFDYESDLRNPRKGGAHGAVLDRRLHTITLWAAGLSCLPFLVYLVVVGSPLSWAVLAASMFFVVFYSAPPLRLKEVPFADSATSSIHFFSPAVYGLVLAGATWTPQLGAIVGAFALWGVASHAFGAVQDVVADRDADIASIATVRGARWTVRFALVCYTLAGLVMLLTSWPGPLAGLLALLYLGTVWPYRNVSDADAERATAGWRRFLWLNQIAGFGVTLLLIWWWLQTS; encoded by the coding sequence TTGACCACGCTGTCCGCGGGCACGGTGGCCCGCACCCTCTTCGTCTCGTCCCGCCCGGTGAGCTGGATCAATACCGCCTTCCCGTTCGCCGCCGCCTATCTGCTCACGGTGCGCGAGATCGACGTCACGCTGATCGTCGGCACGATCTTCTTCCTGATCCCCTACAACCTGGCGATGTACGGGATCAACGACGTCTTCGACTACGAATCCGACCTTCGTAACCCGCGTAAGGGCGGAGCGCACGGCGCCGTGCTCGACCGCCGCCTGCACACCATCACGCTGTGGGCAGCGGGGCTCTCGTGCCTGCCGTTCCTCGTCTATCTCGTGGTCGTGGGGTCGCCGCTCTCCTGGGCGGTGCTCGCCGCGAGCATGTTCTTCGTGGTGTTCTACTCGGCTCCGCCGCTGCGCCTCAAAGAGGTGCCGTTCGCCGACTCCGCGACCAGCAGCATCCACTTCTTCTCCCCCGCCGTGTACGGGCTCGTGCTCGCCGGGGCGACCTGGACACCGCAGCTCGGCGCGATCGTCGGCGCCTTCGCGCTGTGGGGAGTCGCCTCGCACGCCTTCGGCGCGGTGCAGGACGTCGTCGCCGACCGCGATGCCGACATCGCCTCGATCGCCACGGTGCGGGGCGCCCGGTGGACGGTGCGCTTCGCGCTCGTCTGCTACACGCTGGCCGGTCTGGTGATGCTCCTCACGAGCTGGCCCGGTCCGCTCGCGGGATTGCTCGCACTGCTCTACCTCGGCACCGTCTGGCCCTACCGGAACGTCTCCGACGCCGACGCGGAGCGCGCGACCGCGGGGTGGCGCCGATTCCTGTGGCTCAACCAGATCGCGGGCTTCGGGGTCACGCTTCTACTCATCTGGTGGTGGCTGCAGACCTCCTGA